From Flavobacterium arcticum, the proteins below share one genomic window:
- a CDS encoding 3'-5' exonuclease, with the protein MTFTAIDFETATGHSHSACAVGIVTVEDSIITEEYYTLIQPPNNEYWYRNIMVHGIKPVETLDKPMFDDLYPEIHKRLFGRKIVAHNEAFDRNVLAKTMRWYGLYYDELEIADKWECTCRIYRAKGYKPANLKACSDRNGIALNHHEALSDARACAKLYILHDNQMKLHL; encoded by the coding sequence ATGACATTTACTGCTATAGACTTCGAAACCGCAACAGGGCATTCACATAGTGCCTGTGCTGTGGGTATTGTGACTGTAGAGGATAGTATTATCACTGAAGAATACTATACCCTCATTCAGCCACCTAATAATGAATATTGGTATCGCAATATAATGGTACATGGTATAAAGCCTGTTGAAACATTAGATAAGCCTATGTTTGATGACTTATACCCCGAAATACACAAGCGTTTGTTTGGTAGGAAAATTGTGGCTCACAATGAAGCTTTTGACCGTAATGTACTTGCTAAAACCATGCGCTGGTATGGCTTGTATTATGACGAACTAGAAATAGCTGACAAGTGGGAATGTACCTGCCGAATATATAGAGCCAAAGGGTATAAACCCGCTAACCTTAAAGCCTGTAGCGACCGTAACGGGATAGCTTTAAATCACCATGAAGCATTATCCGATGCACGAGCGTGTGCTAAGTTGTATATATTGCATGATAATCAGATGAAATTACATTTATAA
- a CDS encoding pyridoxal-phosphate dependent enzyme yields the protein MKYAKNILETIGNTPLVQLNKVTQDVDALVLAKVETFNPGNSVKDRMAVKMIEDAEADGRLQPGGTIIEGTSGNTGMGLALAAIVKGYKLICVISDKQSKEKMDILRAVGAKVVVCPTDVDPTDPRSYYSVSKRLSTETPNSWYVNQYDNPSNATAHYEQTGPEIWEQTEGKITHFIVGVGTGGTISGVGKYLKEKNPNIKIWGIDTYGSVFKKYHETGVFDENEIYSYITEGIGEDILPKNVDFSLIDGFTKVTDKDAAVYTRKIAMEEGIFVGNSAGAAIKGLLQLKEQFKPEDVVVVLFHDSGSRYVGKMFNDDWMRERGFLEDEPTKAEDLIKEHVDTPLVVVRTEELVSHAIERMRKYKISQIPVMDITGFVGSVDEADLFRSYVENKDIAEKPIKEVMGRPYPIVNANAAIEEIAKLINKDNQAVLVDLGNGKHHIITKYDIIGAIK from the coding sequence ATGAAATACGCAAAAAACATACTAGAAACCATAGGTAATACACCACTTGTACAACTTAATAAAGTTACACAAGATGTAGATGCTCTGGTACTGGCAAAAGTAGAAACTTTTAACCCTGGCAACTCTGTAAAAGATAGAATGGCGGTTAAAATGATAGAAGATGCAGAGGCAGATGGCAGGTTACAACCTGGAGGTACTATAATAGAAGGAACATCTGGTAATACAGGTATGGGGCTTGCGCTTGCTGCTATTGTAAAAGGCTATAAACTTATTTGCGTAATTTCTGATAAACAGTCTAAAGAAAAAATGGATATATTAAGGGCAGTAGGAGCTAAGGTTGTGGTGTGCCCAACCGATGTAGATCCTACCGATCCACGTTCGTACTATTCCGTGTCAAAGCGTTTGTCTACAGAGACACCAAATTCTTGGTATGTAAACCAGTATGATAACCCATCGAATGCTACAGCACACTATGAGCAGACAGGTCCTGAAATTTGGGAACAAACAGAGGGTAAAATAACTCACTTTATTGTAGGTGTTGGTACAGGAGGAACGATATCAGGCGTAGGGAAATATCTTAAAGAGAAAAACCCGAATATTAAAATATGGGGTATAGATACCTATGGTTCTGTATTTAAAAAATATCATGAAACTGGTGTTTTTGACGAGAACGAAATTTATTCTTATATAACCGAAGGTATTGGCGAAGATATTTTACCTAAAAATGTAGACTTTTCTTTAATAGATGGTTTTACAAAAGTAACCGATAAGGATGCTGCTGTATATACGCGTAAAATAGCAATGGAAGAAGGAATCTTTGTGGGTAACTCTGCGGGTGCTGCAATTAAAGGATTATTGCAATTAAAAGAGCAGTTTAAACCTGAAGACGTAGTTGTAGTATTATTCCACGATAGTGGTAGTCGTTATGTAGGTAAAATGTTTAATGATGACTGGATGCGTGAGCGTGGTTTTCTTGAAGACGAGCCTACAAAAGCAGAAGACTTAATTAAAGAGCATGTAGATACCCCACTTGTAGTAGTACGTACAGAGGAGTTAGTGTCACACGCTATTGAAAGAATGCGTAAATATAAAATATCGCAAATTCCTGTTATGGATATTACAGGTTTTGTAGGATCTGTAGATGAAGCAGATTTATTTAGAAGTTATGTGGAAAACAAAGACATTGCCGAGAAACCTATAAAAGAAGTAATGGGTAGACCTTACCCAATAGTAAACGCTAATGCAGCTATAGAAGAAATAGCGAAGCTAATAAATAAAGATAACCAAGCTGTATTGGTAGATTTAGGTAATGGTAAACACCATATTATTACCAAATATGATATTATTGGTGCTATCAAATAA
- a CDS encoding putative porin translates to MYKKFILVCFSLLLPCIVFSQVLQKRNSRNITDTTSVSKNNRTTTVPTVSDSIATIDMYKIISIERDTTYIDTSLTIQKEYTENYLRKDIFGLLPFHNIGQTYNTLDYGLKDYSPFPEFGFTAKHFAYMEVNDINYYHVATPFTDLFYRSVLEQGQILDASITVNTSENLNLAIGYKGLRSIGKYINSLSSNGNFRFITSYNTTDRRYILRLHMTVQDFSNQENGGIVNTENFESSEAPYDERARLEVYLNDATSLLKGNRYFIDHTFRLSKSNPNSIVLHHRFNYENKSFEYTQPTPSDRFGRALTSSINDKTKYNKMYNMFGAAYSNETIGDLEFYVEDYNYNYYYNSIVLYPDGTIDIPNKVSDRINTYGARYSYQKDKWKGSILISNSITDQSLANIDASARYTFDERNSVFLRYQNMNKLPNLNFRLFQSDYEEYNWSENFNNEKINNFEVEAKTQWISASLQYSVLKDQLYFSDDVVNTEDDEVTRLEVSPKQYDNTINYLSLKINKEFKFWKLALDNTVLYQQVDQSENILNVPKFVTRNTLYFSDHFFKNALYIQTGITFQYFSKYYANDYNPVIGEFYIQEKKKIGDYPLMDFFINAKIQTFRVFLKAEHFNSGFSGYNYYSAPNQPYRDFTIRFGVIWDFFT, encoded by the coding sequence ATGTATAAGAAGTTTATTTTAGTTTGTTTTTCTTTATTACTACCCTGTATAGTTTTTAGTCAGGTATTGCAAAAAAGAAACTCCAGAAACATTACAGATACTACTAGTGTATCTAAAAATAATAGAACAACTACAGTACCTACTGTTTCAGATAGTATTGCTACTATTGATATGTATAAAATTATCAGTATTGAGCGAGATACTACTTATATTGATACGTCGTTAACAATACAAAAGGAGTATACTGAAAACTATTTACGTAAAGATATATTCGGTTTATTACCATTTCATAATATAGGACAAACCTATAATACCCTTGATTATGGCTTAAAGGATTATTCTCCTTTTCCTGAGTTTGGTTTTACAGCAAAACATTTTGCATACATGGAAGTTAATGATATAAATTACTATCATGTTGCCACACCGTTTACCGATTTGTTTTATCGTTCAGTTTTAGAGCAAGGTCAAATACTAGACGCTTCTATAACAGTAAATACATCCGAGAATTTAAATCTAGCTATTGGTTACAAAGGTTTGCGCTCTATAGGTAAATATATAAACTCGCTATCTAGTAACGGTAACTTTAGATTTATTACCAGTTATAATACTACTGATAGACGTTATATACTAAGGCTACACATGACAGTTCAGGATTTTTCTAATCAAGAAAATGGAGGTATTGTAAATACCGAAAATTTTGAGAGTAGTGAAGCTCCATATGATGAACGCGCTCGACTTGAAGTATATCTCAATGATGCAACATCATTGCTTAAAGGTAATCGCTACTTTATAGATCACACTTTTAGACTTAGTAAAAGTAATCCTAATAGCATAGTGCTACACCATAGATTTAATTACGAAAATAAATCTTTCGAATATACCCAGCCAACACCGTCTGATCGTTTCGGACGTGCACTTACATCATCTATCAACGATAAAACTAAGTACAACAAAATGTATAATATGTTTGGAGCGGCTTATTCTAACGAAACTATAGGTGATCTTGAGTTTTATGTAGAAGATTATAATTATAATTATTACTATAATAGTATTGTGTTATATCCTGATGGTACTATTGATATACCAAATAAAGTAAGTGATAGAATTAATACTTATGGTGCCCGTTATAGCTATCAAAAAGACAAATGGAAAGGGAGCATTTTAATTTCTAACTCCATTACCGACCAATCGCTTGCCAATATCGATGCATCAGCACGATATACTTTTGATGAAAGGAACAGTGTTTTTCTTCGATATCAAAACATGAATAAACTGCCTAATCTTAATTTTAGACTTTTTCAAAGTGATTATGAGGAATACAATTGGAGTGAGAATTTCAATAATGAAAAAATAAACAACTTTGAAGTAGAAGCAAAAACACAATGGATTTCGGCATCGCTACAATATAGCGTGTTGAAAGATCAGTTATATTTTAGTGATGATGTTGTAAATACAGAGGATGACGAAGTTACTAGATTAGAAGTGAGTCCTAAACAATATGATAATACTATTAACTATTTATCATTAAAAATAAATAAAGAGTTTAAGTTTTGGAAACTTGCTTTAGATAATACCGTATTGTATCAACAAGTTGATCAATCAGAGAATATTCTTAATGTGCCAAAATTTGTGACAAGGAATACGTTATACTTCTCAGACCATTTCTTTAAAAATGCACTATACATTCAAACAGGTATTACTTTCCAGTATTTCTCTAAGTATTATGCGAATGATTATAATCCAGTTATTGGTGAATTTTATATACAAGAGAAAAAGAAAATAGGCGATTATCCGTTAATGGACTTCTTTATTAATGCCAAAATACAAACGTTTAGGGTGTTTTTAAAAGCAGAACATTTTAATTCAGGCTTTTCTGGGTATAACTATTATTCGGCGCCTAACCAACCTTATCGTGACTTTACAATAAGGTTTGGCGTAATATGGGATTTCTTTACATAA
- a CDS encoding RagB/SusD family nutrient uptake outer membrane protein produces the protein MKKIFKFSLLALFLGFVSCDDAIDINQADELTEDNAYQTVTDLQTGLNGVYAAYTPDAGSNGTADIILFNELFTDGVKRGVNSSGQGNQEYSFIIQPGTQFPGTLWSSRYALINYSNRLLKAWDRIFPTLESASEIEQANQIKAQALTLRALAHFELLQYFSPDYQNPSAPGVIIMDFVPEIVDVYPRNTTGEVFEFINNDLTEASDLIGDFYLRETAVSYEAYYINERVIKAIQARVALCEGNYTLAGTYVDAVGDDGYYDLVSGDNYRTMYTEDALTVENIWTLARKDGDNPVVSLFYANGATIDGSPFFELSYGLYDSFDVDGDGDADPDSDIRLGGILLQPTSVVSNDGNDILLIGKYPGGQFGQSINDIKIIRWAEMLLIRAEVQARAGQLEDAAATVRDLRSNRYTVNVPTFSYGTIDIALRDILKERRKELAFEGHRYIDLKRLGAELGIGIDRDSRDCASFAAPCNLPAGDYRFTMPIPRSEINANPSIEQNLGYN, from the coding sequence ATGAAAAAAATATTTAAATTTAGCTTATTAGCTTTATTTTTAGGATTTGTTTCCTGCGACGATGCTATTGATATTAATCAGGCAGACGAATTAACTGAAGACAATGCATACCAAACCGTAACAGATTTACAAACAGGTTTGAACGGAGTGTATGCTGCTTATACTCCCGATGCGGGAAGCAATGGTACTGCAGATATAATACTTTTTAACGAGCTTTTTACAGATGGAGTAAAAAGAGGAGTTAATAGTTCAGGCCAAGGTAACCAAGAGTATAGTTTTATAATACAGCCAGGTACTCAGTTCCCTGGTACTCTTTGGTCTTCAAGGTATGCTTTAATTAATTATTCAAACAGGTTATTAAAAGCATGGGATAGAATATTCCCAACACTTGAGAGTGCTTCTGAAATAGAGCAAGCAAATCAAATAAAAGCACAAGCATTAACATTAAGAGCTTTAGCTCATTTTGAATTATTGCAGTACTTTTCTCCAGATTATCAAAACCCAAGTGCTCCAGGCGTTATTATTATGGACTTTGTTCCTGAAATTGTAGATGTTTATCCTAGAAATACTACAGGAGAAGTTTTCGAGTTTATTAATAATGATTTGACTGAAGCTTCTGACCTTATAGGTGATTTCTACTTAAGAGAAACAGCTGTATCTTATGAAGCATATTATATTAACGAAAGAGTAATTAAAGCTATTCAAGCTCGTGTTGCTCTATGTGAGGGTAATTATACACTTGCAGGAACATATGTTGATGCAGTAGGTGATGACGGATATTATGATTTGGTATCAGGTGATAATTATAGAACTATGTATACTGAAGATGCTCTTACAGTAGAAAATATATGGACACTTGCAAGAAAAGATGGTGATAATCCAGTTGTTTCATTATTTTATGCTAATGGTGCAACTATAGACGGTAGTCCTTTCTTTGAATTATCTTATGGTTTGTATGATTCGTTTGATGTTGATGGAGATGGAGATGCTGATCCTGATTCTGACATAAGATTAGGTGGTATTCTTTTACAACCTACATCTGTAGTGAGTAATGACGGTAATGATATTTTACTTATAGGTAAATATCCTGGAGGTCAATTTGGTCAAAGTATAAATGATATTAAAATTATACGATGGGCAGAAATGTTGTTGATTCGTGCAGAAGTTCAAGCTCGTGCAGGTCAGCTAGAAGATGCAGCTGCTACAGTTAGAGATCTTCGTTCAAATAGATATACAGTAAATGTACCTACTTTTAGTTACGGTACTATAGATATAGCTCTAAGAGATATATTAAAAGAAAGACGTAAAGAGCTTGCTTTTGAAGGACATAGATATATAGACCTTAAACGTCTTGGTGCAGAACTAGGAATAGGTATAGATCGTGATTCTCGTGACTGTGCATCTTTTGCAGCACCATGTAACTTGCCAGCGGGTGATTATAGATTCACTATGCCAATCCCTCGTAGCGAGATTAATGCGAACCCTAGTATAGAACAAAATCTAGGTTATAATTAA
- a CDS encoding SusC/RagA family TonB-linked outer membrane protein, producing the protein MRSKFTWIMTLLLAFSFGFSFAQEKTVSGTVSDKIGPLPNASVLVKGTPRNVQTDIDGKYSIKVSKGEVLEFSYVSFNAQSVTVGDSNVIDVVLSAEELETVVVDKYRSTTQRSTVAAITTLSVAEVEDRANASLIQNLQGQVAGLNIGTGSGQPGADSTIILRGVGTINGNVEPLFVVDGIPVDEDGFRSISQNDIASYSILKDAAATSIYGNRGANGVIVITTKKGGYNQKLKFRYTTQFGYTELQNLNMDLMSSKQLLQFQKDNGVGYGAELSDAELDARAKQANTYWTDIFFRKGVTKSHDLAITSGSENSNNFTSLSYFEQDGTFLNTNFKRFTVRNNFAGKSENGKFNYSLNLNINFSRSNGIDGAGSNAVFFAPFRAALHGLPYLSPYNADGSVTSDGGLTPGDPNAITVDMVPYVLLNSAKMNKDTEDELKMLGGFSADYNFMKNVTAAVQLGIDYSAYQTLEILDPRSLLGPFQVDQNAEYGGVHTETASRDFRFNSTFSLNYNNTFAEKHTVDASAFIEYNKSHYNAINFEQRGIDPRLVGTGAGFVDSGIFEDLDNNTNTNATQPYIPTIGSVKYTEGLFSYFTNVDYSYDDKYGISATVRRDASFRFIDDNQWGTFWSVGGRWNIDSENFMSGSEINMLKLRASYGTSGNQRINNAQYSALNRYRNLYTSGSGYNGTNATYPAQIAYTDLRWEETEQTNVGVDFGVWDNKLTGSVDVYKKLTTQLFQDTPISPINATSSIDTNIGAMENKGLEVSLKYVVYDKGDWRISVNGNTSYNKNKIRELPEAYDGVVTSGGSTALIEGSAVGTFYIVNYAGVNPANGNPLFYKADGGLTETLTDADRVDTGKSIYPVWQGGFGTNVKYKGFEFNTQWSYFADLYRNNLDYAELEETNVIDDGSNRVVSTATAWTAPGDITSVPRVGNPYGAVDYVNSTDRYLEDASFLRLRNIQFGYSFNQDMLADLPISGLRFYVQGENLLTFSSWRGWDAEGGFRATDRGNYPTPRIYTFGAVINF; encoded by the coding sequence ATGAGATCGAAGTTTACTTGGATTATGACGCTATTATTAGCGTTTTCATTTGGTTTCTCTTTTGCGCAGGAGAAAACAGTATCAGGTACAGTGTCCGATAAGATTGGTCCACTGCCTAATGCAAGTGTTCTCGTTAAAGGAACACCACGAAACGTGCAGACAGATATTGATGGTAAATACTCTATCAAAGTGTCTAAAGGAGAAGTTTTAGAATTCTCCTATGTGAGTTTTAACGCTCAAAGTGTAACCGTTGGAGATTCCAACGTTATAGATGTAGTGCTTAGTGCAGAAGAACTAGAAACGGTTGTTGTAGATAAGTATCGTAGTACGACACAACGATCAACTGTTGCTGCTATTACTACTCTCTCTGTAGCAGAGGTAGAGGATAGGGCTAATGCATCGCTTATTCAAAATCTTCAAGGTCAGGTTGCTGGTCTTAACATTGGTACTGGATCAGGTCAGCCTGGAGCAGATAGTACAATCATCCTTCGTGGTGTTGGTACTATTAATGGTAATGTTGAGCCTCTATTCGTAGTCGATGGTATTCCTGTTGATGAAGATGGTTTTAGAAGTATAAGCCAAAATGACATTGCTTCTTACAGTATATTGAAAGATGCTGCGGCGACTTCAATTTACGGTAACAGGGGTGCTAATGGTGTAATTGTTATAACGACTAAAAAAGGAGGGTATAATCAAAAACTTAAGTTTAGATATACTACTCAATTTGGTTATACTGAACTTCAAAACCTTAATATGGACTTGATGAGTTCAAAACAACTTTTACAATTCCAGAAAGATAATGGAGTAGGGTATGGTGCTGAATTAAGTGATGCTGAGCTTGATGCTAGAGCAAAACAAGCAAATACATACTGGACAGATATTTTCTTTAGAAAAGGGGTTACTAAATCTCATGATTTAGCTATTACTTCAGGTTCAGAAAACTCTAACAATTTTACTTCGTTAAGTTACTTTGAACAAGATGGTACTTTCTTAAATACTAACTTTAAGCGTTTTACTGTTAGAAATAACTTTGCAGGAAAGTCTGAAAATGGTAAATTTAATTATTCATTAAATCTGAATATTAACTTTTCAAGATCTAATGGTATAGATGGTGCAGGTAGTAATGCTGTGTTCTTTGCTCCTTTTAGAGCTGCACTACACGGTCTTCCATATTTGTCACCTTATAACGCAGATGGTAGTGTTACAAGTGATGGAGGTTTAACTCCTGGAGATCCAAATGCAATTACAGTTGACATGGTTCCTTACGTTTTGCTTAATTCGGCAAAAATGAATAAGGATACAGAAGATGAACTGAAAATGCTAGGTGGTTTTTCTGCGGATTATAACTTCATGAAAAACGTTACTGCTGCTGTTCAGTTAGGTATAGATTATTCAGCTTATCAAACATTAGAAATATTAGACCCAAGAAGTCTTTTAGGTCCATTTCAGGTAGATCAAAATGCTGAATATGGTGGTGTTCATACAGAGACAGCAAGTAGAGATTTTAGATTTAATTCTACTTTTAGTCTTAACTATAATAATACTTTTGCAGAAAAGCACACTGTTGATGCATCAGCATTTATAGAGTATAATAAATCACATTATAATGCGATAAACTTTGAACAAAGAGGTATAGATCCAAGACTTGTGGGTACAGGTGCTGGTTTTGTTGATTCTGGTATTTTTGAAGATTTAGATAATAATACTAATACTAATGCTACACAGCCTTATATACCAACTATTGGTTCGGTTAAGTATACAGAGGGGTTATTTTCATACTTTACCAATGTAGATTATAGCTACGATGATAAATATGGTATTTCTGCAACGGTAAGACGTGATGCTTCATTTAGATTTATAGATGACAATCAATGGGGTACATTCTGGTCAGTAGGTGGTCGTTGGAATATCGATAGTGAAAACTTTATGTCTGGTTCTGAGATTAATATGCTTAAGCTTAGAGCTTCATATGGTACTTCAGGTAACCAACGTATAAATAATGCACAATACTCTGCTCTTAACCGTTATCGTAACCTGTATACATCAGGTAGTGGTTATAATGGTACAAATGCTACTTACCCTGCACAGATTGCTTATACTGACTTGCGTTGGGAAGAAACAGAGCAAACGAATGTAGGTGTTGACTTTGGTGTTTGGGATAATAAACTAACAGGTAGTGTAGATGTGTATAAGAAATTGACAACACAACTTTTCCAAGATACTCCTATATCTCCTATAAATGCAACTTCATCTATAGATACAAATATTGGTGCTATGGAAAATAAAGGTCTTGAAGTGTCATTAAAATATGTTGTATATGATAAAGGAGACTGGAGAATTTCAGTAAACGGTAATACTTCATACAACAAAAATAAAATTAGAGAGTTACCTGAAGCATATGATGGTGTAGTTACAAGTGGAGGATCTACTGCGTTAATTGAAGGTTCTGCGGTTGGTACATTCTATATAGTGAATTATGCAGGTGTTAACCCAGCAAATGGTAACCCATTATTCTATAAAGCTGATGGAGGTCTAACAGAGACACTTACAGATGCAGATAGAGTAGATACAGGTAAATCCATCTACCCTGTATGGCAAGGTGGTTTTGGTACAAACGTGAAGTATAAAGGATTTGAATTTAATACACAATGGAGTTATTTTGCAGATCTATACAGAAACAACCTTGATTATGCAGAGCTTGAGGAAACTAACGTAATTGATGATGGTTCTAACAGAGTTGTTAGTACTGCAACTGCATGGACAGCTCCTGGAGATATAACAAGTGTTCCTCGTGTAGGTAACCCTTATGGTGCTGTAGATTATGTTAACTCTACAGATAGATATCTTGAAGATGCTTCTTTCCTTAGACTTAGAAATATTCAATTTGGATATAGCTTTAATCAAGATATGTTAGCAGATCTTCCTATTAGCGGATTAAGATTCTATGTTCAAGGTGAGAATCTTTTAACTTTTAGTTCTTGGAGAGGCTGGGATGCTGAAGGTGGATTTAGAGCTACTGATAGAGGTAACTATCCAACACCTAGAATTTACACATTTGGTGCCGTTATTAATTTTTAA
- a CDS encoding S8 family serine peptidase encodes MKKNTVKLFVLALALGSSLTALAQTPEQRAEIVKHYDLQKNKELYERLKLQEDESYERALELAAIKGWPLEMKKKGYTSTLVGVTEDDQPIYIMPYNDGARKTARVPAVQPGGIFALNITGQNMIIGVWEPGSVRTSHNDLNGAVTVMDGATFSGPSDNNGHATHVSGTMIGRGVSDPAAKGLAYSATLWAHNAQNDRSEASARADQGLLVSNHSYGVDFDIQPAWKKGAYDVEAASWDDMLFDHDYYLPVFAAGNDRVNEENNIIVGDGNAKNVVTVAACNEVDPYSGPGSVQMSSFSSYGPTDDYRIKPDIATQGVGVYSCYDNSNSDYATLQGTSMAAPGIAASLTLMQQHYNELNGNFMMAATVKGLMIHTADEAGTAAGPDHRFGWGLVNVTSAVQLISADNSATTAVIEENTLSQSQVYTKTVTAANSDMLKATISWRDLAGPINSGVENLATPVLVNDLDIRITKDGETFFPWKLTSGLTAVKADNIVDNVEVIEIDNPTAGEVYTIEVTHKGVLENFIPQKYSLIVSGVTDLASVSDKQIAKFGVYPNPAQDILNITLDNSLSNSVTQAVLYDIQGRVVKDFGASKTNLDVSSVASGVYLLTVNVDNGAYTESKKIVIK; translated from the coding sequence ATGAAAAAAAATACTGTAAAACTTTTTGTTTTGGCTTTGGCGCTAGGAAGCAGCTTAACTGCTCTAGCACAAACACCAGAACAAAGGGCAGAAATTGTAAAGCACTATGATTTACAAAAAAACAAAGAGTTATACGAGAGGTTAAAACTTCAAGAAGATGAAAGCTATGAAAGAGCATTAGAGCTTGCAGCTATTAAAGGCTGGCCTCTAGAGATGAAGAAAAAAGGGTATACTTCTACATTAGTGGGGGTGACTGAAGATGATCAGCCAATTTATATAATGCCTTATAATGATGGTGCTAGAAAAACAGCACGCGTTCCTGCTGTTCAGCCAGGAGGTATTTTTGCACTTAATATAACTGGGCAAAACATGATAATAGGGGTTTGGGAGCCTGGTAGTGTAAGAACTTCACATAATGATTTAAATGGAGCTGTTACTGTTATGGATGGTGCAACATTTAGTGGTCCTAGTGATAATAACGGACACGCTACGCATGTGTCTGGTACGATGATAGGTCGAGGGGTTTCAGATCCTGCAGCAAAAGGACTTGCTTATTCTGCAACACTTTGGGCGCATAATGCTCAAAATGACCGATCTGAGGCAAGTGCAAGAGCAGATCAAGGGCTTTTAGTTTCTAACCATTCTTATGGTGTAGATTTTGATATTCAACCAGCTTGGAAAAAAGGTGCTTATGATGTTGAGGCAGCATCGTGGGATGATATGTTGTTTGATCATGATTATTATTTACCTGTTTTTGCTGCGGGTAATGATAGGGTTAACGAAGAGAATAATATAATAGTTGGAGATGGTAATGCAAAAAATGTTGTTACAGTAGCTGCTTGTAATGAGGTTGATCCTTATTCAGGTCCTGGTTCTGTGCAAATGTCTTCATTTAGTAGTTATGGTCCAACAGATGATTATAGAATTAAACCAGATATAGCGACTCAAGGTGTTGGTGTTTATTCTTGTTATGATAATAGTAATAGTGATTACGCAACATTACAGGGTACTTCTATGGCTGCGCCCGGTATAGCAGCTTCACTTACTTTAATGCAGCAACATTATAATGAGCTTAACGGTAATTTTATGATGGCTGCAACTGTAAAAGGTTTAATGATTCATACCGCAGATGAGGCTGGTACGGCTGCAGGTCCTGATCATCGTTTTGGTTGGGGGCTTGTAAATGTTACTAGCGCCGTTCAACTTATTTCGGCAGATAATTCAGCTACTACTGCTGTAATCGAAGAAAATACATTAAGTCAGAGTCAAGTATATACTAAAACTGTTACTGCGGCTAATTCTGATATGTTAAAAGCAACAATCTCGTGGAGAGATTTAGCTGGACCTATAAATAGTGGTGTCGAAAATTTGGCTACCCCTGTTTTAGTGAATGATTTAGATATTAGAATTACTAAAGATGGTGAAACTTTCTTTCCTTGGAAACTTACTAGTGGTTTAACTGCAGTAAAAGCAGATAATATTGTTGATAATGTTGAGGTTATAGAGATTGATAACCCTACCGCAGGTGAGGTGTATACAATAGAGGTTACCCATAAAGGGGTTCTTGAGAACTTTATTCCACAAAAATATTCTTTAATAGTAAGTGGTGTTACTGATTTAGCAAGTGTTTCTGATAAGCAAATTGCTAAATTTGGAGTATATCCTAACCCTGCTCAAGATATCCTAAATATAACTCTTGATAATTCCTTATCAAATTCAGTAACTCAAGCTGTTCTATATGATATTCAAGGAAGAGTTGTTAAAGATTTTGGTGCTTCTAAAACAAATTTAGATGTTTCAAGTGTTGCTTCGGGAGTATACTTGTTAACGGTAAATGTTGATAATGGGGCTTATACAGAGTCGAAAAAAATAGTAATAAAATAA
- a CDS encoding ribonuclease HII, which produces MLLSNFSGIYYETGTDEAGRGCLAGPVTAAAVILTEDFEIELLNDSKQLNEKTRNLLKPLIEEKAVSYSVTNIEPKIVDEINILNASIKAMQECIMKLDPKPSYIIVDGNRFKPIKDIPYSCIVKGDSKYMSIAAASVLAKTYRDEYMAKIHEEYPMYNWKKNKGYPTKEHREAIRKYGITKYHRKSFRLLPEQLELDFKYHENI; this is translated from the coding sequence ATGTTATTATCTAATTTTTCGGGAATTTATTATGAAACAGGTACTGACGAAGCCGGAAGAGGTTGTCTTGCAGGACCTGTCACAGCAGCAGCAGTTATACTAACTGAAGATTTTGAAATAGAATTACTTAATGATTCTAAACAGTTAAACGAAAAAACCCGTAACTTACTAAAACCTCTTATAGAGGAGAAAGCCGTATCTTATTCCGTAACAAATATCGAGCCGAAAATAGTAGATGAGATAAACATTTTAAATGCGTCAATTAAAGCAATGCAAGAATGCATCATGAAACTTGACCCAAAACCATCCTATATAATAGTAGATGGTAATCGCTTTAAACCTATTAAAGACATACCCTATAGTTGTATTGTAAAAGGAGATAGTAAATACATGAGTATTGCCGCAGCATCTGTGCTCGCAAAAACATACAGAGATGAGTATATGGCGAAAATTCACGAAGAATATCCAATGTATAATTGGAAGAAAAACAAAGGTTACCCTACTAAAGAACACAGAGAGGCTATAAGAAAATATGGTATTACAAAATACCACCGAAAATCGTTTAGGCTATTACCAGAACAATTAGAACTCGATTTTAAATATCACGAAAACATATAA